The following proteins are co-located in the Streptomyces sp. NBC_01198 genome:
- a CDS encoding ABC transporter substrate-binding protein, translated as MNRKLLVLPALLGVMTPLLTGCGGSGGGSGGGKAIVVGTTDSIELTKDNPAPLDPATSYDSATWNIFFNTFQMLLTYQRGSTTPTPDAAKDCHYTDTSVLTYQCTMRADQQFSNGDPLTAQDVKFSIDRMQKINWAAGPASLISGVKSVDAPDDSTVVFHLKAPDATFPAKLATPAAAIVDHKVYDADKPYTGWRLVGSGPYTLDSFTQAKQGQFSKNAHYTGTLKINNNGIELKLFSDPHKMESALRSGAIDVMARTLSPDQIGTLLSSTDPNVKLTESPGGEARFLFLNTDAPALKNVAVRQAMAQIIDRQAITRDVYKRTADPLYSVIPQGITTHTNSFYNKYKDPSLPAAKVLLEQAGITGKVPLTINFRRDTGGTMNQAEAQEIARQLNASGLFDVKTKDEQWNTFLKKASQREYDVFALSWLPDFPDPDNYIAPFFDKANFLNLAYNNKAIQNQLLPATRKQADRSSTTTDFTKAQNLIANDVPMLPLWQHKQYIAARADITGVEWALNASTTTQFWELGRGKG; from the coding sequence ATGAACCGCAAGCTTCTGGTGCTGCCCGCCCTCCTGGGCGTGATGACACCCCTGCTCACCGGGTGCGGCGGTTCCGGCGGGGGGAGCGGTGGCGGCAAAGCCATCGTCGTCGGCACCACCGACAGTATCGAGCTGACCAAGGACAACCCGGCGCCGCTCGACCCCGCGACCTCGTACGACAGCGCCACCTGGAACATCTTCTTCAACACCTTCCAGATGCTGCTGACCTACCAGCGCGGCAGCACCACGCCGACCCCCGACGCGGCCAAGGACTGCCACTACACCGACACCAGCGTGCTGACGTACCAGTGCACGATGCGGGCCGACCAGCAGTTCTCCAACGGCGACCCGCTGACCGCCCAGGACGTGAAGTTCTCCATCGACCGGATGCAGAAGATCAACTGGGCGGCCGGTCCCGCCTCGCTGATATCCGGCGTCAAGTCGGTGGACGCGCCGGACGACAGCACGGTGGTCTTCCACCTCAAGGCGCCCGACGCGACGTTCCCCGCCAAGCTCGCCACCCCGGCAGCGGCGATCGTCGACCACAAGGTCTACGACGCCGACAAGCCCTACACCGGCTGGCGGCTGGTGGGTTCCGGCCCGTACACGCTGGACTCCTTCACGCAGGCCAAGCAGGGCCAGTTCTCCAAGAACGCGCACTACACCGGCACTCTGAAGATCAACAACAACGGCATCGAGCTGAAGCTGTTCTCGGACCCCCACAAGATGGAGTCCGCGCTGCGCTCCGGCGCCATCGACGTCATGGCGCGCACCCTGAGCCCGGACCAGATCGGCACCCTGCTCAGCAGCACCGACCCCAACGTCAAGCTCACCGAGTCCCCCGGCGGCGAGGCGCGCTTCCTGTTCCTCAACACCGACGCGCCGGCGCTCAAGAACGTCGCGGTGCGCCAGGCGATGGCCCAGATCATCGACCGGCAGGCCATCACCCGCGACGTCTACAAGCGCACCGCCGACCCGCTGTACTCGGTGATCCCGCAGGGCATCACGACCCACACCAACTCGTTCTACAACAAGTACAAGGATCCCTCGCTCCCGGCGGCCAAGGTGCTCCTGGAGCAGGCCGGCATCACCGGCAAGGTCCCGCTGACCATCAACTTCCGCCGCGACACCGGCGGCACGATGAACCAGGCCGAGGCCCAGGAGATCGCCCGGCAGCTCAACGCGAGCGGGCTGTTCGACGTCAAGACCAAGGACGAGCAGTGGAACACCTTCCTCAAGAAGGCGTCCCAGCGTGAGTACGACGTCTTCGCGCTGAGCTGGCTGCCCGACTTCCCGGACCCGGACAACTACATCGCACCGTTCTTCGACAAGGCCAACTTCCTCAACCTGGCCTACAACAACAAGGCGATCCAGAACCAGCTGCTGCCGGCCACCCGCAAGCAGGCCGACCGCAGCTCCACCACCACGGACTTCACCAAGGCACAGAACCTGATCGCCAACGACGTGCCGATGCTCCCGCTGTGGCAGCACAAGCAGTACATCGCCGCCCGCGCCGACATCACCGGCGTGGAGTGGGCGCTGAACGCCTCCACCACCACGCAGTTCTGGGAGCTCGGCCGCGGCAAGGGCTGA
- a CDS encoding ABC transporter permease, with translation MATTTLPTGPIEPTDAAPSGAGTRFGGLRRITAAIREARGVPRFMLWTGAVISLLFVITAVFAPLIAPYSFDTYKSGGKSFPKQGSPDGDHWFGTTVQSLDVLSRTIYGARTALEVMVLAVIFSLILGVLLGLVSGYFGGWLDRILVLVMDALFAFPYLLLAIVAGFVFSGISGGGVVTAALSITVVYIPQYFRVVRASALSAREATFVEAARAMGAKPSVVIRKYLFGNVIQSVPVITTMNAADAIGTLAGLGFLGLGIQPTQAAEWGYDLDRAIDDVNAGMWWTCLYPGVAMVIAILGFTLLGEGLNDVLNPTMRRRRIRKVLLPEYTRRRTVTAPAVPEGEAVK, from the coding sequence ATGGCCACGACGACTCTCCCCACCGGCCCGATCGAGCCCACCGACGCCGCCCCGTCCGGCGCGGGCACCCGCTTCGGCGGCCTGCGCAGGATCACCGCCGCGATCCGCGAGGCCCGCGGCGTACCGAGGTTCATGCTGTGGACCGGCGCCGTCATCTCGCTGCTGTTCGTGATCACCGCGGTCTTCGCACCGCTCATCGCGCCCTACAGCTTCGACACCTACAAGTCCGGCGGCAAGTCCTTCCCCAAGCAGGGCTCGCCGGACGGCGACCACTGGTTCGGCACCACCGTGCAGAGCCTGGACGTGCTCTCCCGCACCATCTACGGCGCCCGTACGGCGCTTGAGGTGATGGTGCTCGCGGTGATCTTCTCGCTGATCCTCGGAGTGCTGCTCGGCCTGGTGTCCGGCTACTTCGGCGGCTGGCTCGACCGCATCCTGGTGCTGGTGATGGACGCGCTGTTCGCGTTCCCCTACCTGCTGCTGGCCATCGTGGCCGGGTTCGTCTTCTCCGGCATCTCCGGCGGCGGCGTGGTCACCGCGGCGCTGTCCATCACGGTGGTCTACATCCCGCAGTACTTCCGGGTGGTCCGGGCCTCCGCGCTGTCCGCCAGGGAGGCCACCTTCGTGGAGGCCGCCCGCGCGATGGGCGCCAAACCGTCGGTGGTGATCCGCAAGTACCTCTTCGGCAACGTCATCCAGTCCGTGCCGGTGATCACCACGATGAACGCCGCCGACGCCATCGGCACCCTGGCCGGCCTGGGCTTCCTCGGCCTGGGCATCCAGCCCACCCAGGCCGCCGAATGGGGCTACGACCTGGACCGCGCGATCGACGACGTCAACGCCGGCATGTGGTGGACCTGCCTCTACCCCGGCGTCGCCATGGTCATCGCCATCCTCGGCTTCACGCTGCTCGGCGAGGGACTCAACGACGTGCTCAACCCGACCATGCGGCGCCGCCGGATCCGCAAGGTGCTGCTTCCCGAGTACACCCGGCGCCGTACCGTCACCGCTCCCGCGGTTCCCGAAGGCGAGGCCGTCAAGTGA
- a CDS encoding ABC transporter ATP-binding protein, which produces MLTKPDIEPSGEGADAQVGEPLVEATGLEVHFGLRGGLLGRFSGRAGGAVRAVDGIDLTLRKGEVLGLVGESGSGKTTLGRTLIGLTRATAGTVRFHGEDITELGERRLRPLRRKLQMVFQDPHASLNPAMDIRTAVGHPLRIHNLVADEQEYEAKVVDALERVGLTPPERYLGKFPGDLSGGQKQRAVLARAIIAEPELLVADEPISMLDMSVRAKILQLMLDLKRDLDLTYVYVTHDLASAKFFCDTIAIMYLGRIVEYGPTAQVFADPQHPYTEALLAAIPEPDPERALPRELPRGEIPDAARPPMGCAFHPRCPVAVAECGWEARDLRTLLENRWLALAPEASAREKSLFADVESLGADSQSTVAIAPGRGRSPEDVLEYLRHLREEASEAEPREPFWRGVVTMHAESGRAVVEFAPPRDPRLSLIPATGVQVACHLREPVTSTTGT; this is translated from the coding sequence TTGCTGACGAAGCCTGACATCGAACCGTCCGGCGAAGGAGCCGACGCCCAGGTCGGCGAGCCACTGGTCGAGGCCACCGGCCTCGAAGTGCACTTCGGCCTGCGCGGCGGCCTGCTCGGCCGCTTCTCCGGCCGGGCGGGCGGCGCGGTCCGTGCCGTCGACGGTATCGACCTGACCCTGCGCAAGGGCGAAGTCCTCGGCCTGGTCGGCGAGTCCGGCTCCGGCAAGACCACGCTGGGCCGCACCCTGATCGGCCTGACCCGGGCCACCGCCGGCACCGTCCGCTTCCACGGCGAGGACATCACCGAACTCGGCGAGCGCCGGCTGCGGCCGCTGCGCCGCAAGCTCCAGATGGTCTTCCAGGACCCGCACGCCTCGCTCAACCCGGCGATGGACATCCGCACCGCCGTCGGCCACCCGCTGCGCATCCACAACCTGGTCGCGGACGAGCAGGAGTACGAGGCCAAGGTCGTCGACGCGCTGGAGCGGGTCGGCCTGACCCCGCCGGAGCGCTACCTGGGCAAGTTCCCCGGGGACCTGTCCGGCGGCCAGAAGCAGCGTGCCGTGCTGGCCAGGGCGATCATCGCGGAACCCGAACTGCTGGTCGCCGACGAGCCGATCTCGATGCTGGACATGAGCGTCCGGGCCAAGATCCTCCAGCTGATGCTGGATCTGAAGCGTGATCTCGATCTCACCTACGTCTACGTCACCCACGACCTGGCGAGCGCGAAGTTCTTCTGCGACACCATCGCGATCATGTACCTGGGCCGGATCGTGGAGTACGGCCCCACCGCCCAGGTCTTCGCCGACCCGCAACACCCGTACACCGAGGCGCTGCTGGCCGCGATCCCGGAGCCGGACCCGGAGCGGGCACTGCCCCGCGAGCTGCCGCGCGGCGAGATCCCGGACGCCGCAAGGCCGCCGATGGGCTGCGCCTTCCACCCGCGCTGCCCGGTCGCCGTCGCCGAGTGCGGCTGGGAGGCCCGCGATCTGCGCACGCTGCTGGAGAACCGCTGGCTCGCGCTGGCCCCAGAGGCCTCAGCGCGGGAGAAATCGCTCTTCGCGGACGTCGAGTCGCTGGGCGCGGACAGCCAGAGCACGGTCGCAATCGCACCCGGCCGAGGCCGCTCTCCCGAAGATGTGTTGGAATACCTCCGGCATCTGCGCGAGGAGGCATCCGAAGCCGAACCGCGTGAACCGTTCTGGCGCGGCGTGGTCACGATGCACGCCGAAAGCGGCCGGGCCGTGGTGGAGTTCGCGCCGCCACGCGATCCGCGCCTCAGCCTGATCCCGGCCACCGGCGTGCAGGTGGCCTGCCATCTGCGTGAGCCTGTCACGAGCACCACTGGTACATGA
- a CDS encoding ABC transporter ATP-binding protein has product MTEPVLSVRDLRVWYGTDRGPVRAVDGVSFDVRPGETLGLVGESGCGKSTLGRGVLGLTPPAAAVDGEVVLRSPRGAGRNLVGLPPREIQRLRGPDLGLIFQEPMTRLNPLMRISQHFEEALRAHHKGLPKREVKSRALAALRGMGIPESRYDSYPHEFSGGMRQRIMIALALVLRPAFIVADEPTTALDVLVEAQIIKILADLRKNFDTSLVLITHNLGIVAEACDRVAVMYAGHIVEQGDAREVFANPQHPYTKELLRSTISLATTGLHFIPGSPPDLVEPPQGCRFHPRCPVAMRGCATVEPPEVTLPSGVVSACWQQAIEADPALVDELGPDGREPLAAVKEISVADEA; this is encoded by the coding sequence GTGACCGAACCCGTCCTGTCCGTCCGCGACCTGCGCGTCTGGTACGGCACCGACCGCGGCCCGGTACGAGCCGTGGACGGCGTCAGCTTCGACGTACGGCCCGGCGAGACCCTCGGCCTGGTCGGCGAGTCCGGCTGCGGCAAGTCCACCCTCGGCCGCGGAGTGCTCGGCCTGACCCCGCCGGCGGCGGCCGTCGACGGCGAGGTCGTGCTGCGCAGCCCCCGCGGCGCCGGGCGCAACCTGGTGGGGCTGCCGCCCCGGGAGATCCAGCGGCTGCGCGGCCCCGACCTCGGGCTGATCTTCCAGGAGCCGATGACCCGGCTCAACCCGCTGATGCGGATTTCACAGCACTTCGAGGAGGCGCTGCGCGCCCACCACAAGGGCCTGCCCAAGCGGGAGGTCAAGTCCCGCGCGCTGGCCGCGCTGCGCGGCATGGGCATCCCGGAGAGCCGCTACGACAGCTACCCGCACGAGTTCTCCGGCGGTATGCGGCAGCGCATCATGATCGCGCTCGCACTGGTGCTGCGGCCGGCGTTCATCGTCGCCGACGAGCCCACCACCGCCCTCGACGTGCTGGTCGAGGCGCAGATCATCAAGATCCTCGCCGACCTGCGGAAGAACTTCGACACCTCGCTGGTGCTGATCACCCACAACCTCGGTATCGTCGCCGAGGCGTGCGACCGGGTCGCGGTGATGTACGCCGGTCATATCGTGGAACAGGGCGACGCCCGCGAGGTGTTCGCCAACCCGCAGCACCCGTACACCAAGGAGCTGCTCCGCTCGACCATCTCGCTGGCCACCACCGGGCTGCACTTCATCCCGGGCAGCCCGCCGGACCTGGTGGAACCCCCGCAGGGCTGCCGCTTCCACCCGCGGTGCCCGGTCGCCATGCGCGGCTGCGCCACGGTGGAGCCGCCCGAGGTGACCCTGCCGAGCGGGGTGGTCAGCGCCTGCTGGCAGCAGGCGATCGAGGCGGACCCCGCCCTGGTGGACGAGCTGGGACCCGACGGGCGCGAACCGCTCGCCGCTGTGAAGGAGATCAGCGTTGCTGACGAAGCCTGA